One genomic segment of Candidatus Woesearchaeota archaeon includes these proteins:
- the rpl30p gene encoding 50S ribosomal protein L30 (L30 binds domain II of the 23S rRNA and the 5S rRNA; similar to eukaryotic protein L7) gives MMTKIAVVRVRGNIKLKHEIKSALNMLRLYNKNYCAVLEKTPLNLGMIRKVNNFVTYGEIEDSFFNEIIEKKGEEYKGREKDVKGKISYGRRYLVHNNKKYKKYFRLSPPRKGYGRKGTKQHFTRGGALGYRGKKIHQLIKRML, from the coding sequence ATGATGACAAAAATCGCTGTTGTAAGGGTCAGGGGAAATATAAAGCTGAAGCATGAAATTAAGTCTGCTCTTAATATGCTTAGGCTGTATAATAAGAATTACTGTGCTGTACTGGAAAAAACACCCTTGAATCTGGGCATGATAAGGAAGGTAAATAATTTTGTCACATACGGGGAGATAGAAGACTCATTTTTCAACGAGATTATAGAAAAAAAAGGGGAAGAATACAAAGGAAGGGAAAAAGATGTTAAGGGGAAAATCAGCTATGGGAGAAGATATTTGGTTCACAATAATAAAAAATATAAGAAATATTTCAGGCTATCTCCTCCAAGAAAAGGATATGGGAGAAAGGGAACAAAGCAGCACTTCACAAGAGGGGGAGCACTGGGTTATAGGGGAAAAAAGATACACCAACTTATAAAAAGGATGCTTTAA
- the rpl15p gene encoding 50S ribosomal protein L15 (late assembly protein) has product MTFKKRKKNTRQRGSMSHGWGSKKKHRGKGNKGGAGKAGTGKRGDAKKPSIWKLRYFGKRGFKKKTARKKIKPINIMQLEYMLHKFRKEGEHYIIDINSMGYNKLLGSGNARHKMKINVDFATKKAVEKIKKVGGEVKLKKEE; this is encoded by the coding sequence ATGACATTCAAAAAAAGAAAGAAGAATACTAGGCAGCGCGGGTCAATGAGCCATGGGTGGGGCTCGAAGAAAAAGCACCGCGGTAAAGGCAACAAAGGAGGTGCAGGGAAGGCAGGCACAGGTAAAAGGGGAGATGCCAAAAAGCCCTCCATATGGAAGTTAAGGTATTTTGGAAAGCGAGGTTTTAAAAAGAAAACTGCCCGCAAAAAAATTAAGCCTATAAATATCATGCAGCTGGAATACATGCTTCATAAGTTCAGGAAAGAAGGGGAACATTATATAATCGATATTAATTCAATGGGCTATAATAAGCTGCTCGGATCGGGAAATGCCAGACATAAAATGAAAATAAATGTTGATTTTGCAACTAAGAAAGCGGTCGAAAAAATAAAGAAGGTTGGCGGTGAAGTTAAGCTTAAAAAAGAGGAATAA